A region of uncultured Carboxylicivirga sp. DNA encodes the following proteins:
- a CDS encoding glycoside hydrolase family 88 protein, which yields MKSKIFKSFLLVLTVLFVVNACKTKSSGSTEANDTAQKKWSVKMADAVMHDYDSLVYYLNPSKVKWEYDFAFLGQAIDRLGNIDPKYSKYMSDYIDYFVQEDGSVNTYKQSVYNIDRVNPGKNVITLYKRTGDEKYKKVIDQLVEQMKNHPKTNSGGFWHKKVYPYQMWLDGIYMATPFLAQYAKEFNEPQWFDEVTYQIKLIYSKTKDEQTGLMYHAWDESKEQRWSDPETGLSPHFWSRAMGWYTMAIVDVLDYLPVNHTDRDSLIQILNATCADLLKVRDENTSLWYQVLDMGDANGNYLEGSGSAMFAYVFAKGANKGYLDAKYRKYAEETFDGIINNLITEYPDGRIEMKDICGGCGLGGNPYRDGSFEYYITEKKVINDTKGVAPFILAALELDK from the coding sequence ATGAAATCTAAAATATTTAAGTCATTTCTTTTAGTACTTACTGTGCTTTTTGTTGTGAATGCATGCAAAACAAAAAGTTCAGGTAGTACCGAAGCAAATGATACTGCGCAAAAGAAATGGTCTGTAAAGATGGCTGATGCTGTAATGCACGACTATGATAGTCTGGTTTATTATTTGAATCCTTCAAAAGTAAAATGGGAGTATGATTTCGCATTTCTTGGACAGGCAATTGATCGTTTGGGAAATATTGATCCCAAGTATTCAAAGTATATGTCTGATTACATCGATTACTTTGTTCAGGAAGATGGTTCTGTAAATACTTATAAACAATCTGTTTATAATATCGATCGTGTTAATCCGGGGAAAAATGTGATTACATTATACAAACGTACCGGAGACGAGAAATACAAGAAGGTGATTGATCAGTTGGTGGAGCAAATGAAGAATCATCCTAAAACAAATTCTGGTGGATTTTGGCACAAGAAGGTTTATCCCTACCAGATGTGGTTGGATGGAATTTACATGGCAACACCATTTTTAGCCCAATATGCCAAGGAATTTAACGAACCTCAATGGTTTGATGAGGTAACATACCAAATCAAATTAATATACTCTAAAACGAAAGATGAACAAACAGGTCTGATGTATCATGCCTGGGATGAAAGTAAGGAACAACGTTGGTCTGATCCGGAGACGGGTTTATCTCCTCATTTCTGGAGTAGGGCAATGGGTTGGTATACAATGGCAATTGTTGATGTGTTGGATTATTTGCCAGTTAATCATACTGATAGAGATAGTTTAATTCAAATTTTAAATGCCACCTGTGCCGACTTGTTAAAAGTAAGAGATGAAAATACCTCGCTATGGTATCAGGTTTTGGATATGGGAGATGCCAACGGTAATTATCTGGAAGGTTCTGGTTCAGCAATGTTTGCATATGTTTTTGCTAAAGGTGCCAATAAAGGTTACCTGGATGCTAAATACAGAAAATATGCTGAAGAGACTTTTGATGGTATCATAAACAATCTGATAACTGAATATCCGGATGGAAGAATTGAGATGAAAGATATCTGCGGAGGCTGTGGATTGGGTGGAAACCCATATCGTGATGGTTCATTTGAATATTATATCACAGAGAAGAAAGTAATTAATGATACAAAGGGTGTTGCTCCGTTTATTCTGGCTGCATTGGAATTGGATAAGTAA
- a CDS encoding glycoside hydrolase family 28 protein, whose protein sequence is MLKKSNKIQLLLWSVFLFVSNSFAQSGFINIKEAGGDSSGKNVCSKIIAESIDQLSKSGGGEIFFPAGLYLSGPIEIKSNITLNIAEGAVLKFTDDFDDYLPMITSRWEGVRVKTFKSNIYAHNASNITLKGRGKIDGSGKKWWDLWMNISRGEKTNTKWEKIFAEENDSLLKHNQYIQKMGRFLRPPLFMPYECKNVRVEGLTFQNPPFWTLMPVFSENVTIDGITILNPDNSPNTDGIDPSSCRNVHISNSHISVGDDCIVIKSGRDEDGRDAGRPTENITITNCTMLDGHGGVVIGSEMSGSVRRVTISNCVFQGTDRGIRIKTMRGRGGVVEDVRVSNIVMYDIVKEGVMLNMHYHETPEEPVSERTPAIKNIFISNIRINKAKQAVNILGLTERDVTNVTFNDVFADTEKGIYGDHASNIQFVNLQIEAKKSEPIYFENSTNLQFRNVSILNPVASKNAFVFNKCSNVLIKDCFQTEEVVNYIKATVSNPVYIINNVLPGVKNILENDQSKVINQGNY, encoded by the coding sequence ATGCTGAAAAAATCCAATAAAATCCAATTGCTATTATGGTCTGTTTTCCTTTTTGTAAGCAACTCATTTGCTCAATCAGGTTTTATTAATATTAAGGAAGCGGGTGGTGATTCTTCCGGAAAAAATGTTTGTAGTAAAATAATTGCAGAATCAATCGATCAGTTAAGTAAATCAGGTGGAGGTGAGATTTTCTTTCCAGCTGGTCTTTATTTGTCGGGTCCCATTGAAATTAAGAGTAACATAACTCTCAATATTGCCGAAGGGGCCGTCTTAAAATTTACAGATGATTTCGATGATTATTTGCCGATGATTACTTCCCGTTGGGAGGGAGTAAGAGTGAAAACATTTAAATCTAATATATATGCGCATAACGCAAGTAATATTACTTTAAAAGGAAGAGGTAAGATTGATGGTAGCGGAAAAAAATGGTGGGATTTATGGATGAACATTAGCAGAGGTGAGAAGACAAACACCAAATGGGAAAAGATTTTTGCTGAAGAAAATGATAGTTTATTAAAGCATAATCAATACATTCAAAAAATGGGTCGATTTCTGCGTCCTCCCTTATTTATGCCTTATGAATGTAAAAATGTTAGGGTAGAAGGTTTAACCTTTCAAAATCCACCTTTCTGGACATTAATGCCGGTATTCTCAGAGAATGTAACCATTGATGGTATTACAATATTAAATCCCGACAATTCTCCAAATACTGATGGTATTGACCCATCATCCTGCCGAAATGTTCATATCAGTAATTCTCATATCAGTGTAGGTGATGATTGTATTGTTATTAAATCCGGACGTGATGAAGATGGCAGAGATGCTGGAAGACCAACCGAAAATATTACCATCACCAACTGTACAATGCTTGATGGCCATGGTGGGGTTGTAATAGGAAGTGAGATGTCTGGTTCGGTGAGAAGAGTTACTATTTCAAATTGTGTATTTCAGGGTACAGACAGGGGAATCAGGATTAAAACCATGAGAGGTCGTGGAGGTGTTGTGGAAGATGTTCGTGTTTCGAATATTGTTATGTATGATATAGTAAAAGAAGGTGTGATGTTAAATATGCATTATCACGAAACACCGGAAGAGCCTGTCTCAGAGCGAACACCAGCAATTAAAAATATTTTCATCTCTAACATCAGAATCAACAAAGCAAAACAGGCTGTTAATATTCTGGGACTTACTGAGCGTGATGTGACAAATGTGACTTTTAATGATGTATTTGCCGATACAGAAAAAGGAATTTATGGTGATCATGCAAGTAACATTCAGTTTGTGAATTTGCAGATCGAAGCCAAAAAATCGGAACCAATATATTTTGAAAATTCAACAAATCTGCAATTCCGTAATGTGAGCATCTTAAATCCAGTGGCATCTAAAAATGCTTTTGTTTTTAACAAATGTTCCAATGTGCTAATCAAAGATTGCTTTCAAACAGAAGAGGTTGTAAATTACATTAAAGCAACGGTTTCTAATCCGGTATATATAATTAATAATGTTCTGCCGGGAGTGAAAAATATTCTTGAAAATGATCAGTCCAAAGTAATAAATCAGGGAAACTATTAA
- a CDS encoding pectate lyase, with protein sequence MKKLLIISLVLAGSMAFACNNDKKVLAFPGADGAGKFTTGGRGGDVYTVTNLNDDGPGSLRKGIRKKGPRTIVFAVAGYIDLKSQLVINNGDLTIAGQTAPGKGICLKGEGLRINADNVIIRYIRVRPGDIAHVELDALTGIGKKDIIVDHCSFSWATDEVCSLYDNENLTLQWCIISESLNQSYHHKGEHGYGGIWGGQKSTFHHNLLAHHKSRNPRLQGSRRHKNPDSEKVEIVNNVIYNWKSKCIYAGEEGNYSILSNYFKPGPATGDKAGRQILEPYSPYAFFNFYNNVIDQHISITENNLLGVDMPQDSISTYFVSERLYDSEIKIEKAEKAYEEVLESAGANLYRDEIDQSIIDDVMNGSGRGEQDGIINSQEEVGGWPVFESVSGLPDFDEDGMPDEWEQQNGLNPEDNSDGSSYKLDKSYTNLEMYLNSLLKQVL encoded by the coding sequence ATGAAGAAATTACTAATCATATCACTTGTACTGGCCGGTTCGATGGCCTTTGCATGCAATAACGATAAAAAGGTTCTTGCTTTTCCGGGGGCTGATGGTGCCGGTAAATTTACAACAGGTGGTAGAGGTGGAGATGTTTATACGGTAACTAATTTGAATGATGATGGACCTGGCAGTTTACGTAAAGGTATTCGTAAAAAGGGGCCAAGAACTATTGTATTTGCTGTTGCTGGATATATCGATTTAAAATCTCAACTGGTAATCAATAACGGTGATCTTACAATAGCCGGACAAACAGCACCAGGAAAAGGGATATGTCTCAAAGGAGAAGGTTTACGCATTAATGCTGATAATGTAATTATTAGATATATAAGAGTTCGTCCGGGTGATATTGCTCATGTTGAATTAGATGCTTTAACCGGAATTGGCAAGAAAGATATCATTGTTGATCACTGTAGTTTCAGTTGGGCAACTGATGAAGTTTGCTCATTGTACGACAATGAAAATCTGACCTTGCAATGGTGCATCATCAGCGAAAGTCTGAATCAGAGTTATCACCATAAAGGTGAGCATGGTTATGGAGGAATATGGGGAGGACAGAAATCTACTTTCCATCATAATTTATTGGCTCATCACAAAAGCCGTAATCCGCGGTTACAAGGTAGCAGAAGACATAAAAACCCGGATAGTGAGAAAGTGGAGATTGTTAATAATGTAATTTATAACTGGAAATCGAAGTGTATTTATGCCGGAGAAGAAGGAAATTACTCAATTCTTTCAAATTATTTTAAACCAGGACCAGCAACCGGAGATAAGGCTGGTAGGCAGATTTTGGAGCCTTACTCACCTTATGCGTTTTTTAATTTCTATAATAATGTAATTGATCAGCATATTTCTATTACTGAGAATAATCTATTAGGTGTTGATATGCCTCAGGATTCTATATCCACATATTTTGTTTCAGAACGATTATATGATTCAGAGATTAAAATAGAAAAAGCAGAAAAAGCTTACGAGGAGGTACTGGAATCAGCTGGAGCTAACCTTTATCGCGATGAAATAGATCAAAGTATTATTGACGATGTGATGAATGGATCAGGAAGAGGAGAACAGGATGGTATTATCAATTCACAGGAAGAAGTTGGTGGTTGGCCAGTATTTGAATCCGTATCAGGTTTACCAGATTTCGATGAAGATGGAATGCCGGATGAATGGGAACAACAAAACGGATTAAACCCCGAAGATAATAGTGATGGTTCAAGTTACAAGTTAGATAAATCGTATACCAATTTAGAAATGTATTTAAATAGTTTACTAAAGCAAGTTTTATGA
- a CDS encoding TonB-dependent receptor: MKKENRQLNRFMLLSLLLLFLCSTTGWAQKVSGKVTDKGRQPLPGVTVLVKGTTDLGTITDMDGNYSLTVNDAQTDVLVVSFIGMVTQEIPVQGKTTINVVLEDEFTQLDEVVAIGYGTVKKKDITGSVASVKGEDLQAIPVTSAAEAMTGRMSGVQVVTTEGSPDAEVTIRVRGGGSITQDNSPMYIVDGFPVRSISDIPASEIQSIDVLKDASSTAIYGARGANGVVIITTKSGKEGKVSVSYNAFTGIKNIANKLKTISVEDYVHWQYEYAVLDDEIDSYNKYFGEYQDIDMYNGQSGNDWLDQVYGRTGKVFSQDLSIRGGSDKFSYNFSYAGINNREIMLGSDFKRTNLALKLDHKPNDKIKISYSVRYSDAEINGGGAIEQTTATPSDARVRHTMLYSPIPLNGLDDVDEEEVSSNRVYPLTAVADNDQQQTRTTLNMGASFEWEVVHNLKLKTEVGFQTYNYERDRFYGQSTYYVKNNLPAETQGLPAAEMEDRKRGGVRNTNTLNYSFDQIIQNENHNLNFLVGQELIYGYESTLTTNMHGYPSFFTSEEVFRLTTQADPLSIENEIEADNKLLSFFSRANYDFKGKYLASATFRADGSSKFAEGNRWGYFPSAALAWRISEEGFMDGITTTLSNLKLRLSYGTAGNNNIPSGQLIQSFESGSTTYINDVSSYWAVNSRMANPDLVWETTVTRNIGLDFGLFNNRLNGSFEYYKNTTTDLLIDFPTPGTGYASQYRNMGETENQGFEGTVNWVIFDKPNFGLNFGFNIGMNKNNINSLGIMEDFGAASSWASTEIGTDYWIAVGSPVGQIRGYVSDGRYEVSDFEGYDEASGKWILKEGVADGSKVVGTVRPGSMKIKNVNVGVDDPSTPDIDESKLIDENDITVIGDVNPLATGGFNISARAYGFDLSAVFSYSYGNDVYNANKIEFTTATQNGQYYNMIDIMAEGQRWTNIDANGQLVNDPAQLASMNANTTMWSPYMTRRVLTDWAIEDGSFLRMNTLTLGYTIPKSLTEKVRISNLRFYATANNLFILTNYSGFDPEVSTRRKTPLTPGVDYSAYPKSRQFIFGLNLNF, from the coding sequence ATGAAAAAAGAAAATCGTCAGCTCAACAGGTTTATGTTGCTGAGTCTGTTACTGCTTTTTTTATGCAGCACAACAGGTTGGGCGCAAAAAGTAAGTGGTAAGGTAACTGATAAAGGTCGTCAACCTTTGCCTGGTGTGACTGTATTGGTAAAAGGTACTACTGATTTGGGTACAATTACTGATATGGATGGTAATTATTCCTTAACGGTTAATGATGCTCAGACAGATGTTCTTGTTGTTTCATTCATTGGAATGGTTACACAGGAAATCCCTGTTCAGGGAAAAACAACCATTAATGTTGTATTAGAAGATGAATTCACACAATTAGATGAAGTAGTTGCCATTGGATATGGAACGGTAAAGAAAAAAGATATCACAGGTTCGGTAGCTTCTGTTAAAGGAGAGGACTTACAAGCGATACCTGTTACATCTGCCGCTGAAGCTATGACAGGTCGTATGTCGGGTGTTCAGGTTGTAACAACTGAAGGTTCGCCTGATGCTGAGGTTACCATAAGAGTTCGTGGTGGTGGTTCTATCACCCAGGATAATTCACCAATGTACATTGTGGATGGTTTCCCGGTAAGAAGTATCTCAGATATTCCAGCTTCAGAAATCCAGTCTATTGATGTGTTGAAAGATGCTTCATCTACTGCTATTTATGGAGCACGTGGTGCAAATGGTGTTGTTATTATTACAACAAAAAGTGGTAAAGAAGGAAAGGTTTCTGTTAGCTACAATGCTTTTACCGGAATCAAGAATATTGCTAATAAATTAAAAACTATAAGCGTTGAAGATTATGTGCATTGGCAATATGAATACGCTGTATTAGATGATGAAATAGATTCATATAATAAATATTTTGGAGAATATCAGGATATTGACATGTATAATGGACAATCAGGAAATGACTGGTTGGATCAGGTATATGGTCGTACAGGTAAAGTATTCAGTCAGGACTTAAGTATTAGAGGAGGATCAGATAAGTTTTCCTACAATTTTAGTTATGCTGGAATTAACAACAGGGAGATAATGCTAGGCTCTGATTTCAAGCGAACCAATTTAGCTTTAAAATTAGATCATAAACCTAATGATAAGATTAAAATTTCATATTCGGTAAGATATTCTGATGCAGAGATTAACGGTGGTGGAGCTATTGAACAAACAACTGCTACACCTAGTGATGCACGCGTTAGACATACAATGTTATATTCGCCAATTCCATTAAATGGTTTGGATGATGTTGATGAAGAAGAAGTATCGAGTAACAGGGTTTATCCTTTGACAGCTGTTGCCGATAATGATCAGCAACAAACCAGAACTACCTTAAATATGGGGGCAAGTTTTGAATGGGAAGTTGTTCATAACTTAAAATTGAAAACAGAGGTTGGTTTTCAGACCTATAATTATGAACGTGATCGTTTCTATGGCCAAAGTACGTATTATGTGAAAAATAATCTACCTGCCGAAACACAAGGACTACCAGCTGCAGAAATGGAAGACAGGAAAAGAGGAGGAGTACGTAATACAAACACTTTGAATTATAGTTTTGATCAAATTATACAGAATGAAAACCATAATTTAAACTTCTTGGTTGGTCAGGAATTGATTTATGGGTATGAAAGTACCTTAACAACTAATATGCATGGTTACCCATCGTTTTTTACATCTGAGGAGGTATTTCGATTAACAACTCAGGCAGATCCTCTTAGTATAGAGAATGAGATAGAAGCGGATAATAAATTGCTGTCATTTTTCAGCCGTGCCAACTATGATTTTAAAGGAAAGTATTTGGCATCTGCTACATTTAGGGCTGATGGTTCCAGTAAATTTGCTGAGGGTAATCGTTGGGGTTATTTTCCATCAGCTGCATTAGCATGGAGAATCTCTGAAGAAGGATTCATGGACGGTATTACTACCACTCTTAGTAATTTGAAATTAAGATTGAGTTATGGTACAGCAGGTAATAATAATATTCCATCAGGTCAGTTGATTCAGTCATTTGAATCAGGTAGTACTACATATATTAATGACGTGAGTAGTTATTGGGCTGTTAATAGCCGAATGGCAAATCCTGATTTGGTGTGGGAAACAACCGTAACCCGTAACATTGGATTGGATTTTGGTTTATTTAATAACAGACTTAATGGATCGTTTGAATATTATAAAAATACAACAACAGATCTTCTAATTGATTTTCCAACGCCGGGTACAGGTTACGCATCTCAATACAGAAATATGGGTGAGACAGAAAACCAGGGTTTTGAAGGTACTGTAAACTGGGTAATATTCGATAAGCCTAATTTTGGTTTGAATTTTGGATTTAATATTGGAATGAATAAAAACAATATTAATTCATTGGGTATCATGGAAGACTTTGGAGCTGCCTCAAGCTGGGCATCAACCGAAATTGGTACAGATTATTGGATCGCTGTTGGAAGCCCAGTAGGTCAGATTAGAGGCTATGTTTCTGATGGTAGATACGAAGTTTCTGATTTTGAAGGATACGATGAAGCCAGTGGAAAATGGATTTTAAAGGAGGGTGTTGCTGACGGTTCAAAAGTTGTTGGTACAGTACGACCTGGTTCTATGAAGATTAAAAATGTTAATGTTGGAGTAGATGATCCAAGTACACCTGATATTGACGAGTCAAAATTGATTGATGAGAATGATATTACTGTAATTGGAGATGTGAACCCATTGGCTACTGGTGGTTTTAATATTTCGGCCCGAGCTTATGGATTTGATCTTTCTGCAGTATTCAGCTATAGTTATGGTAATGATGTTTATAATGCTAATAAAATTGAGTTCACTACAGCAACTCAAAATGGTCAGTATTATAATATGATTGATATTATGGCGGAAGGACAACGTTGGACTAATATTGATGCTAATGGTCAATTGGTAAACGATCCTGCTCAATTAGCATCGATGAATGCCAATACAACCATGTGGTCACCTTATATGACCAGAAGAGTTTTAACTGATTGGGCAATTGAAGATGGTTCTTTCCTTAGAATGAATACGCTGACACTAGGTTATACCATTCCTAAATCATTAACAGAAAAAGTAAGGATTAGTAACTTAAGGTTTTATGCAACTGCTAATAATCTGTTCATCTTGACTAATTATAGTGGATTTGATCCTGAAGTTTCTACAAGAAGAAAAACACCGTTAACTCCTGGAGTTGATTACTCAGCTTATCCAAAGAGTAGACAGTTTATATTTGGTTTAAACCTGAATTTTTAA